Proteins from a genomic interval of Oreochromis aureus strain Israel breed Guangdong linkage group 6, ZZ_aureus, whole genome shotgun sequence:
- the LOC120440752 gene encoding zinc finger MYM-type protein 1-like translates to MECLSEMVREDIIREVKESEYFSVIADETKDLKKTEQLSLVLRYYYNGAVQESFLEFQRASQLDAAGLTQNIIQCLERFGLEYRSNLVGQGYDGGVSNGRGVAARIKTEAKHAFFIHCNAHCLNLVIVDAVKAVPEADCFFSLLQKLYVYMSGSYVHQKWITVQKDIYPEAPRELQRLIDTRWACRYSACKTVMDRLPAILRVLHEIDLENSGDRSVEARGLLAQINLTFFGNLSTFRKILGEIKLLSDVLQSPSLDLAKAVDLIHALQDTLDQYRSESCFDELWQDTMDIAEQCTVASERVKRRVQRESLRLKGYFVDSPIGQHRCKEDDKDKFKREVFYPILDHVHAEMEKRFNKTNCDIMRGIQALNPKSKSFLSEEIVLSLAGLYDCDIEDLKHELYQARKVVQRRAGCGNELSSVLEFTTFLEPYKEVFHQLFRLCRIALALPVSSATCERSFSVLKLIKTIYEQL, encoded by the coding sequence ATGGAATGTCTGTCAGAGATGGTACGTGAAGACATTATCAGAGAAGTGAAGGAGAGTGAGTACTTCTCTGTGATTGCAGATGAAACAAAAGACctaaagaaaacagagcaactGTCATTAGTACTAAGGTATTACTACAATGGGGCTGTTCAAGAGAGTTTTTTAGAGTTCCAGAGAGCAAGTCAGCTAGATGCGGCAGGGCTCACCCAAAACATCATACAGTGTCTGGAAAGGTTTGGCCTTGAATATCGATCCAATCTTGTAGGCCAAGGATATGATGGGGGTGTCAGTAATGGCAGGGGTGTTGCAGCCAGGATCAAAACAGAGGCAAAACATGCATTTTTTATACATTGCAATGCACATTGCCTTAACCTTGTTATCGTTGATGCAGTGAAAGCAGTCCCTGAAGCTGACTGCTTTTTTTCATTGTTGCAGAAATTGtatgtctatatgtcaggttcaTATGTTCACCAAAAATGGATCACAGTTCAAAAAGACATATATCCAGAGGCTCCTAGAGAGCTTCAGAGACTCATTGATACCAGGTGGGCATGTCGTTACAGTGCATGCAAAACTGTAATGGACAGGTTACCAGCTATATTAAGAGTACTACATGAGATAGATTTAGAGAACAGTGGTGACAGATCAGTGGAGGCACGGGGTCTGTTGGCACAAATTAACCTCACATTTTTTGGCAATTTATCCACATTTAGAAAAATTCTAGGGGAAATTAAGTTGCTTTCTGATGTACTTCAGTCTCCATCTCTTGATCTAGCAAAGGCTGTAGACCTAATTCATGCACTTCAAGACACCTTGGACCAATATAGAAGTGAATCCTGTTTTGATGAGCTGTGGCAAGACACAATGGATATTGCAGAACAGTGTACTGTTGCCTCTGAGAGAGTTAAGagaagggtgcagagagagagcCTCAGGCTTAAGGGTTATTTTGTAGATTCTCCAATCGGGCAACACAGGTGTAAGGAGGATGACAAGGACAAGTTTAAGAGGGAAGTATTTTACCCCATTCTTGACCATGTACATGCAGAGATGGAGAAGCGCTTCAACAAGACCAATTGTGATATTATGAGGGGTATACAGGCACTAAACCCCAAGAGTAAGAGCTTTTTGTCAGAGGAAATAGTTTTAAGCTTGGCTGGTCTGTATGACTGTGATATTGAAGACCTCAAACATGAGCTGTATCAAGCTAGAAAGGTTGTTCAAAGGAGAGCAGGGTGTGGAAATGAACTCTCCAGTGTTTTGGAGTTTACTACCTTCCTAGAGCCTTACAAAGAGGTGTTTCATCAGCTTTTTCGTTTATGTCGAATAGCTTTAGCCTTACCTGTCAGCAGTGCTACTTGTGAACGTAGCTTTTCAGTGCTAAAGCTTATAAAAACCATCTACGAACAACTATGA
- the LOC120440756 gene encoding uncharacterized protein LOC120440756 — MLDLIIYSFLLLEGGDMLVPVEFKGVSKWVRVPKTDDAYNYSEFLQGVLVKFSLPGSTNLVLMDSAGVEVDSDIFDELLKSSQVSFSVFTEECSDNNVAGSSSEAPSSLELSPSPASEGSSSGSDTTIILESTKARKRQLIEGPPDSNTARNIVRAALYSKPDGDQVFKEYEKTNCLSDTTRRKMVNIIVADMVESHGRIPPVSVRIMYALGITTLFPNLKDPDSKNGYEHFYDHQSGSGYLAWRLKTVQRNSTEEMKKSKSAFQDSPKTLRNLCSNARQLSGDECKEAMSLMRHSTDMKLVKEKMKVTFEHRQKVIQDPATASSVLDLFPRFLDTPGLIDQDFTMLFGEEVSGKFLVKWPTFFKPRIIKDCKNLSQSTELDELLVSSHGDSDEGVWDCELAAILLLLHLLPPTSKGRKSSKISTSDAAHHLLKFMKVGGSMETFLKAGTTQPFLLCVGERKNIIQSFYIVLDQKVIPCVTQTGVAAFDELFKAHFVFAVSYDEALHNFYTFIQTTVYGIDVGSVKESPRVREIRARILHSTV; from the exons ATGCTTGACCTTATTATATATAGCTTTCTACTCTTGGAAGGTGGCGATATGCTGGTTCCTGTCGAGTTTAAGGGAGTGAGCAAATGGGTCAGGGTACCAAAGACAGACGATGCCTACAATTACTCCGAATTCTTGCAAGGAG tgCTGGTGAAATTCAGTTTGCCAGGTTCTACCAATTTGGTCCTGATGGATTCTGCTGGAGTGGAAGTGGATTCGGACATATTTGATGAACTTTTGAAGTCATCTCAGGTGTCTTTCAGTGTCTTCACTGAAGAATGCAGTG ACAACAATGTTGCAGGGTCTTCTTCAGAGGCCCCATCTTCATTAGAGTTGTCACCATCACCTGCATCAGAAGGATCATCATCGGGTTCAGACACAACAATAATACTGGAATCTACCAAAGCTCGGAAAAGACAGCTAATTGAAGGACCTCCTGACAGCAACACTGCAAGAAAT ATCGTCAGAGCAGCCTTGTATTCAAAGCCAGATGGTGATCAAGTATTTAAGGAATATGAGAAAACAAACTGCCTCTCTGATACTACAAGAAGAAAGATGGTAAACATCATTGTGGCAGACATGGTAGAGAGCCATGG GAGGATCCCACCAGTAAGTGTCCGCATTATGTATGCACTTGGGATTACAACCTTGTTCCCAAACTTAAAGGACCCAGATTCAAAGAATGGTTAT GAACATTTCTATGATCACCAGAGTGGTTCTGGTTACCTGGCATGGAGACTGAAAACTGTGCAGCGCAACTCTACTGAAGAgatgaagaaatcaaagtcagcTTTTCAAGACAGCCCCAAGACTCTTCGCAACTTGTGTTCAAATGCGAGACAGTTGTCAGGTGATGAATGCAAGGAAGCTATGTCACTGATGAGACACTCAACTGACATGAAACTTGTCAAAGAGAAAATGAAGGTGACATTTGAACATAGGCAAAAAGTGATTCAAGATCCAGCCACAGCTTCTTCTGTCCTGGACCTTTTCCCAAGATTTCTGGATACACCTGGCTTG ATTGACCAAGACTTCACAATGCTGTTTGGGGAGGAAGTGTCTGGTAAATTCCTTGTGAAGTGGCCAACATTCTTCAAGCCAAGAATAATCAAAGATTGCAAAAATTTGTCTCAGAGTACAGAATTGGATGAGCTGCTCGTTTCTTCACATGGTGACTCTGACGAGGGTG TATGGGACTGTGAGTTGGCTGCCATTCTTTTGCTGCTTCACTTGTTACCTCCAACATCTAAAGGAAGGAAGTCTTCAAAGATTAGCACATCAGATGCTGCTCACCACCTACTGAAATTCATGAAG GTGGGAGGTAGCATGGAGACTTTTCTTAAGGCTGGCACCACTCAGCCGTTCCTCCTGTGTgttggagaaagaaagaacatcATCCAGAGTTTCTACATTGTCCTAGATCAAAAGGTCATTCCCTGTGTGACGCAGACAGGAGTTGCAGCTTTTGATGAGCTTTTCAAGGCACATTTTGTATTTGCTGTGTCCTATGACGAGGCATTGCACAACTTCTACACATTCATCCAGACCACCGTGTATGGCATTGATGTTGGCAGCGTGAAGGAGAGTCCTCGGGTCAGGGAAATCAGAGCAAGAATTCTTCACAGTACAGTCTAA